A genome region from Schistocerca nitens isolate TAMUIC-IGC-003100 chromosome 4, iqSchNite1.1, whole genome shotgun sequence includes the following:
- the LOC126252869 gene encoding cuticle protein 16.5-like, protein MIKIVLLLAAAACCVSAAPKAGLAHLAYSAPLVAAAPVAYAAPAPAVVTAHSSQYIAQNFNGLAVAPAAPVVAAAYHAAPVVAAAYHAAPAILG, encoded by the coding sequence ATTGTCTTGCTGCTGGCTGCGGCCGCCTGCTGCGTGAGCGCCGCCCCAAAAGCCGGCCTCGCCCACCTGGCCTACTCCGCCCCCCTGGTGGCCGCCGCCCCcgtggcctacgccgcccccgcgccGGCCGTCGTGACGGCGCACAGCTCGCAGTACATCGCGCAGAACTTCAACGGACTCGCCGTGGCCCCCGCCGCCCCAGTCGTCGCCGCCGCCTACCACGCAGCCCCCGTCGTTGCAGCTGCATACCACGCTGCTCCGGCGATACTCGGCTGA